Proteins encoded together in one Caldicellulosiruptor saccharolyticus DSM 8903 window:
- a CDS encoding GntR family transcriptional regulator encodes MLKFDPNIPVYLQIMEFLKKRIASGNLQPGEKLSSVREMAQMFGVNPNTIQRVLQELERENLIFTERGIGNFVTKDERVIAKMREEMAAKMIEDFIKSMNDIGFSDKEIIQLLEKKIKKEG; translated from the coding sequence TTGCTAAAATTTGACCCTAATATTCCAGTGTACTTACAGATAATGGAGTTTTTAAAAAAGAGAATTGCCAGTGGAAATTTGCAGCCGGGAGAAAAACTTTCTTCTGTCAGGGAGATGGCGCAGATGTTTGGTGTAAATCCCAATACAATTCAGAGGGTTCTTCAGGAATTAGAAAGGGAGAATCTTATTTTCACAGAAAGAGGAATTGGAAACTTTGTGACAAAGGATGAGAGAGTAATAGCTAAGATGAGAGAAGAAATGGCTGCAAAAATGATAGAGGATTTTATTAAGTCAATGAATGATATTGGTTTTTCAGATAAAGAAATTATACAGCTTCTTGAAAAAAAGATTAAGAAAGAGGGGTAG
- a CDS encoding ATP-binding cassette domain-containing protein, giving the protein MLLEVKNVTKWYGSRKKVALENVSFSLDKGKIVGLIGENGAGKTTLLKLIAGFIQPSTGEILIEGKKVGLLTRRFVAFLPDTIMFEKWMRVSDALEFFKDFYDDFNNSKAFKLLEKLKVNSKEKIHQLSRGNIEKFSIAMLFSRDTKLYLLDEPLAYVDPVSRDFVFEMILQNISEEKSIIISTNIISEIEHIFDEVIFLNNGKILYYGSTERIREEKGLSINQFFKEVLKDENI; this is encoded by the coding sequence ATGCTTCTTGAAGTTAAAAACGTAACAAAATGGTATGGTTCAAGAAAGAAAGTAGCTTTGGAAAATGTTAGCTTTTCCTTGGATAAAGGTAAAATTGTGGGACTGATAGGCGAAAATGGAGCAGGGAAAACCACTCTTTTAAAACTCATTGCTGGGTTTATTCAGCCAAGTACTGGAGAGATTTTAATTGAGGGCAAGAAGGTTGGGCTTTTGACAAGAAGGTTTGTGGCTTTTTTACCTGATACCATTATGTTTGAGAAATGGATGAGAGTAAGTGATGCCCTTGAGTTTTTCAAAGATTTTTATGATGATTTTAACAACTCAAAAGCATTTAAATTGCTGGAGAAGTTAAAAGTTAATTCCAAGGAAAAGATACATCAGTTATCAAGAGGAAATATAGAAAAATTTTCCATTGCAATGCTCTTTTCCAGAGACACAAAACTATATCTTTTAGATGAACCTTTAGCGTATGTTGACCCTGTTTCAAGAGATTTTGTCTTTGAGATGATATTACAAAATATATCAGAAGAAAAAAGCATCATAATTTCAACTAACATCATATCTGAAATTGAACACATATTTGATGAAGTTATATTCTTAAATAATGGGAAAATACTTTATTATGGCTCAACCGAAAGAATAAGAGAAGAAAAAGGACTTTCGATAAACCAGTTTTTCAAAGAGGTGCTCAAAGATGAAAATATTTAA
- a CDS encoding ABC transporter ATP-binding protein: MSKAVEVISVYKRFGKKEVIKGVSFDIDEGETVGFVGPNGAGKTTTIKMMTGLIRPTDGQIKIFGHDVVKEPLNAMRYVGCIVEKPEVYEFLTGFENMAQIARIYRIGKEKIYEAAKFVGIDYALKEKAKKYSLGMKQRLALAMAILTEPKLLILDEPTNGLDPSGIIELRKLLRSLSKNKKTTIFISSHNLNEIEEICGKVVFIKDGKIEMVKELAQKEENGCKRFVVVLNPDSLEVSQITKIIEKFNQVKVVSTDGDKIEVELLGDKKMDFLNFLFQNNVSVRDFYEKTENLESVYLKIYSGEVLSNERSY, encoded by the coding sequence ATGTCAAAAGCAGTTGAGGTCATTTCTGTTTACAAAAGATTTGGAAAAAAAGAAGTGATAAAAGGAGTTTCTTTTGATATTGATGAGGGTGAAACTGTAGGCTTTGTGGGGCCAAATGGAGCTGGCAAGACAACAACAATTAAAATGATGACAGGGCTTATACGACCAACAGATGGCCAAATCAAGATTTTTGGGCATGATGTTGTTAAAGAGCCTTTAAATGCAATGAGGTATGTAGGCTGTATTGTTGAAAAACCAGAGGTTTATGAATTTTTAACCGGTTTTGAGAACATGGCTCAAATTGCGCGAATTTATAGAATTGGTAAGGAAAAGATTTATGAAGCAGCTAAATTTGTGGGAATTGATTATGCTTTGAAAGAAAAGGCTAAAAAATATTCACTTGGCATGAAACAGAGACTGGCATTGGCAATGGCAATTTTGACAGAACCAAAACTTCTTATCTTAGATGAGCCAACAAACGGTCTTGACCCTTCAGGAATAATTGAGCTAAGGAAGCTATTGAGAAGTCTTTCGAAAAACAAGAAGACGACCATTTTTATCTCATCCCACAACCTTAATGAAATAGAAGAAATCTGTGGGAAAGTGGTATTTATTAAAGATGGGAAGATTGAGATGGTAAAGGAGTTAGCGCAGAAAGAAGAAAATGGATGCAAGAGATTTGTTGTTGTTTTGAACCCGGATAGTTTAGAAGTTTCACAAATTACCAAGATTATTGAGAAGTTTAATCAGGTAAAAGTAGTGAGTACTGATGGCGACAAAATTGAGGTGGAGCTTCTGGGAGATAAAAAGATGGATTTTCTCAATTTTTTGTTTCAAAATAATGTGTCTGTTCGTGATTTTTATGAAAAGACTGAGAATTTGGAAAGTGTGTATTTAAAAATTTATAGTGGTGAGGTGTTGAGCAATGAAAGATCTTATTAA
- a CDS encoding ABC transporter permease, with the protein MKDLIKNEIIKMFYRKKILIGLAVILIFSVVGVWGTIAIIKATSPENEIKITQQKIANLKKERMKTKDPIKKQKIDEQILQSQAYIDNLKISMKSTDWKKDVKNQLDKLKKSMKEATDLSLLDSKEYYREQILEYEYCLKKNIKPYTLWQINNWTVMNIFLGLIIFLLPFIVFIFASDIMSNEISQKTISLLVTRPISRFKIALSKFISATIVCSALVIISEILVFIITGLLYGFIDLKYPITVGTRYRKHGLELIPIYGSTYIVPFGKFLIYALLLQLLIITACCALSFFISTISKSNSTANTLSFLIVYGIYFVVSPISQVVSKLNFLKAFLLYTYLNPLDILENNIATNVMVSIMTPFVSILILFGYIVVFLSGALKIFNKKDLLV; encoded by the coding sequence ATGAAAGATCTTATTAAGAATGAAATTATAAAAATGTTTTACAGAAAAAAAATACTAATTGGACTTGCTGTTATTTTAATTTTCTCTGTTGTAGGTGTATGGGGTACAATTGCAATTATAAAGGCAACATCTCCTGAAAATGAGATAAAAATTACACAGCAAAAGATAGCTAATTTAAAAAAAGAGAGAATGAAAACAAAAGACCCTATCAAAAAGCAAAAGATAGATGAGCAAATATTACAAAGTCAGGCTTATATAGATAATTTAAAAATCTCTATGAAATCAACAGACTGGAAAAAAGATGTTAAAAATCAACTGGATAAGCTCAAAAAATCAATGAAAGAAGCTACTGATTTGAGTTTGCTGGATTCAAAAGAATACTATAGGGAGCAAATATTAGAGTATGAATACTGTTTAAAGAAAAACATAAAACCTTATACTTTATGGCAAATCAATAACTGGACAGTTATGAACATATTTTTAGGATTGATAATTTTTCTTCTACCGTTTATAGTTTTTATCTTTGCTTCAGACATTATGTCAAATGAAATATCTCAAAAAACAATAAGTTTATTGGTGACAAGACCCATAAGCAGATTTAAAATAGCTCTTTCCAAGTTTATTTCTGCGACTATTGTGTGTTCAGCGCTTGTAATAATTTCAGAAATTTTGGTGTTTATAATAACAGGATTATTATATGGTTTTATAGATTTAAAATATCCGATTACTGTTGGTACAAGATACAGAAAACACGGTTTAGAATTAATACCAATATATGGTAGTACTTATATAGTGCCATTTGGAAAATTCTTGATATATGCTTTGCTTTTACAGCTTTTAATCATAACTGCTTGCTGTGCGCTTAGCTTTTTTATTTCGACAATAAGCAAAAGCAATTCAACTGCAAATACTCTGAGCTTCTTGATAGTATACGGGATATATTTTGTAGTCTCTCCTATTTCACAGGTAGTTTCTAAACTGAATTTTTTAAAAGCATTTTTACTTTACACCTATCTAAACCCATTAGATATTTTAGAAAATAATATTGCAACAAATGTTATGGTATCTATAATGACACCATTTGTAAGCATTTTGATTTTATTTGGATATATTGTTGTATTTCTATCGGGTGCATTAAAAATATTCAACAAAAAAGATTTGCTTGTTTAA
- a CDS encoding IS200/IS605 family accessory protein TnpB-related protein, whose product MVTVHSKLIFDSSEDKQKVLDLMRRWSSCMRYAYKRLLEGHKRNELKRELKRIFNLNSRYVDDAIMKANSVLNSCKERGENPEKVIFGGRQLFEKLQKRHINGKVYRKLQREWQEKRKGNLYSRGDRSKKGNLNTRIETGEDCTRLRINVGEREYVYVRIQPGWKIKDGRYIDRNQLLEAISISGQPYSAELKLKSGIVYAYFAIEEVFPKPAITRANGVIGIDTNAYPKNVAWVETDEHGQLLGYGRIPLEKLESGSSSKREYYRWQYAHEIVKIAKDKRKAIVIERLHIKDRGRRGDFSGRKSRRIRHYFGYRSLLEKVKLLAKREGIEAVEVDPAYTSVIGMLKYAPQYMVSKDIAAAYVIARRGLGLRERIPHNYMLLLGSLDTNSLEELKEYVKKVVKNPNVRRKQLKAIDRVIWILQSSGSEPGRLSVPLDGTSAGSCAKNHNPWQVLRVAVVTPLSPDRVLRDMSVLKLLLISGQVGRPG is encoded by the coding sequence ATGGTAACAGTCCATAGCAAGCTAATTTTTGACAGCAGCGAAGATAAGCAAAAGGTATTAGACCTTATGAGAAGATGGTCCTCTTGTATGAGGTATGCATACAAGAGGTTACTGGAAGGGCATAAAAGGAATGAACTCAAAAGAGAGCTGAAGAGAATTTTTAATCTTAATTCCCGATACGTTGATGATGCAATAATGAAAGCAAACAGTGTTTTAAACTCATGCAAAGAAAGAGGAGAAAATCCTGAAAAGGTCATTTTTGGTGGTAGGCAACTTTTTGAAAAACTCCAGAAGAGACACATAAACGGCAAGGTATATAGGAAACTACAACGAGAGTGGCAGGAGAAAAGGAAGGGGAATTTGTATTCAAGAGGAGACAGGAGCAAGAAAGGTAATCTCAATACAAGGATTGAGACGGGTGAAGATTGTACAAGACTTAGAATCAACGTAGGAGAAAGGGAGTATGTATATGTGAGAATACAGCCTGGATGGAAGATAAAAGATGGAAGGTACATTGATAGAAATCAACTTCTTGAGGCGATAAGTATTTCTGGACAGCCTTATTCTGCTGAGCTGAAACTTAAAAGTGGTATAGTATATGCCTACTTTGCTATTGAGGAAGTTTTCCCAAAACCTGCAATAACGAGAGCGAATGGGGTTATAGGGATAGACACTAATGCATATCCAAAGAATGTTGCATGGGTAGAAACAGATGAGCACGGACAGCTTTTGGGATATGGCAGAATACCACTTGAGAAGCTTGAGAGTGGGAGCTCAAGCAAGAGGGAGTATTACAGGTGGCAGTATGCTCATGAGATTGTAAAGATAGCAAAGGATAAGAGAAAAGCTATTGTGATTGAAAGACTGCACATAAAAGACAGGGGCAGAAGAGGAGACTTTTCAGGTAGAAAATCAAGACGGATAAGGCACTATTTTGGGTACAGGTCACTTTTGGAGAAGGTAAAACTTTTAGCAAAGCGTGAAGGGATAGAGGCTGTGGAAGTAGACCCGGCGTATACTTCTGTGATAGGGATGTTGAAGTATGCACCGCAGTATATGGTGAGCAAGGATATTGCGGCAGCGTATGTAATAGCGCGAAGAGGACTTGGCTTGAGAGAAAGGATACCGCACAATTATATGCTGCTTCTTGGTAGTCTTGATACAAATAGCCTGGAGGAGCTAAAAGAATACGTAAAGAAGGTAGTTAAGAACCCGAACGTTAGGAGAAAACAACTCAAAGCGATAGATAGGGTGATATGGATTTTACAAAGCTCTGGGAGTGAGCCAGGGAGGCTATCCGTGCCTTTGGATGGAACAAGTGCGGGTAGTTGTGCCAAAAACCACAATCCCTGGCAAGTTCTCAGGGTAGCGGTGGTAACGCCACTCTCCCCTGACAGAGTTCTGCGTGACATGTCTGTCTTGAAATTGCTTTTGATTTCAGGGCAAGTGGGGAGACCCGGCTAA
- a CDS encoding TrkH family potassium uptake protein — MDKSVFKSDHIELRHVLYMTGKTLSAIGLVEIVAVITSLLYKEWNMAFNLMIGTGLFFVLSFIFIFIGRDTKDQRFSWGAGMSMVGLTWALGGLISAIPPYLSGHFASYLDAFFEVMSGYTTTGLVLIQDLDHAPMGLNMWRHLITYIGGQGMVLMTLSFLASGMRGLLKVYMGEARDEQIFPNVIHTARIIWFVSLLYLALGTAALTITGVLIGLPLDMAFFRGLWMFLGGWDTAGFAPQSQNAMYFHSTSYEIISMMIMLLGTINFALHYFILSGNYKEGIRNAEIKSLFVTITSLSVLGIIALKAVYSTPIIAFRKVFYHFVSAHTGTGFATLYSQQFFYEWSDAAIILIVIAMLAGGSVCSTAGGIKALRIAILANALVNDIKKMIRPDSAVVVEKFHHLKEVALQDRHVRNASIIVLLYIVTFTIGTLAGTFYGYPLKQAMFESASALGNVGLSSGITQPSMPDGLKVIYIFMMWVGRLEFMSVIALFAFLFKEAREG, encoded by the coding sequence ATGGATAAGTCTGTTTTCAAAAGCGACCATATAGAGCTAAGACATGTCCTTTACATGACAGGAAAGACACTGAGTGCAATTGGGCTTGTTGAGATAGTTGCAGTTATTACATCTTTGTTATACAAAGAATGGAATATGGCTTTTAATTTAATGATTGGTACAGGATTATTTTTTGTGTTGAGTTTCATTTTTATTTTCATCGGAAGAGACACAAAAGACCAGAGGTTTTCATGGGGCGCAGGAATGAGCATGGTAGGGCTAACATGGGCGCTGGGTGGATTGATTTCAGCCATACCACCTTATCTTTCAGGTCATTTTGCTTCGTATTTAGATGCATTTTTTGAAGTAATGAGTGGATATACAACAACCGGCCTTGTTTTAATCCAAGACCTTGACCATGCACCAATGGGGCTTAATATGTGGCGACACTTAATCACATATATTGGCGGACAAGGCATGGTGCTCATGACCTTAAGCTTCTTAGCATCAGGTATGCGCGGGCTTTTAAAAGTTTACATGGGCGAGGCAAGAGATGAGCAAATCTTCCCAAATGTCATTCACACTGCAAGAATAATCTGGTTTGTAAGCCTTTTGTATTTGGCCCTGGGCACAGCAGCACTTACAATAACCGGGGTTTTAATTGGTCTTCCTCTTGATATGGCATTTTTCAGGGGTCTTTGGATGTTTTTGGGCGGTTGGGATACAGCCGGGTTTGCACCTCAATCTCAAAATGCAATGTATTTTCATAGCACATCATACGAAATTATTAGTATGATGATAATGCTCTTAGGAACAATAAACTTTGCTCTGCATTATTTTATTCTGAGCGGAAATTACAAAGAAGGAATCAGAAATGCTGAGATAAAAAGCTTGTTTGTGACAATAACATCTCTAAGCGTCTTAGGAATAATTGCCCTCAAGGCAGTTTATTCAACACCAATTATTGCTTTTAGAAAGGTGTTTTACCACTTTGTATCTGCTCACACAGGCACAGGGTTTGCAACACTTTATTCACAGCAGTTTTTCTATGAGTGGTCAGACGCTGCTATTATACTCATTGTAATAGCAATGCTTGCAGGTGGGTCTGTGTGCTCAACTGCAGGTGGTATTAAAGCACTTAGAATTGCAATATTGGCAAATGCTCTTGTGAATGATATCAAAAAAATGATTCGACCAGATTCTGCTGTTGTTGTTGAGAAATTTCATCATTTAAAAGAGGTGGCTTTGCAAGATAGGCATGTGAGAAATGCATCTATCATTGTCCTTTTGTACATTGTAACATTTACTATTGGCACTTTGGCTGGCACTTTTTATGGATACCCTCTAAAACAGGCAATGTTTGAGTCTGCCTCAGCGCTTGGCAACGTTGGACTCTCAAGCGGGATTACCCAACCTTCCATGCCAGATGGTTTAAAAGTGATTTATATTTTCATGATGTGGGTTGGAAGGCTTGAGTTTATGTCTGTAATAGCACTTTTTGCATTCTTATTTAAAGAAGCAAGGGAAGGATAG
- a CDS encoding potassium channel family protein yields the protein MRVVIVGGGKVGYFLTKLLVESGKYHITVIEEQPELCRKVAEEFSNVTVIEGDGTSLDTLSDAKVHKCDFFIAVTGKDEDNLIACQLAKRVFEVKRTIARANNPKNINVMKRLGVDNVISSTDIIAKIIEHEVEIEPLSVLATLKNGEIIVFQTVVQKNSPAAYKKIAEVPFPKESIIGAIIRENETFVPSGDSVILPGDTLLVIINERDRGQFKKLISSK from the coding sequence ATGAGAGTTGTCATTGTTGGTGGTGGAAAGGTAGGATATTTTTTGACAAAGCTCTTGGTCGAAAGCGGAAAATATCACATAACTGTGATTGAAGAGCAGCCAGAGCTTTGCAGAAAAGTTGCTGAAGAGTTTTCAAATGTAACTGTGATAGAAGGAGACGGCACATCTTTGGATACACTTTCTGATGCAAAGGTTCATAAGTGTGACTTTTTTATTGCCGTAACAGGAAAGGATGAAGACAACCTAATTGCATGCCAGCTTGCAAAAAGAGTGTTTGAGGTCAAAAGAACAATTGCAAGGGCGAACAATCCAAAAAATATCAATGTAATGAAGCGGCTTGGGGTGGACAATGTCATATCATCAACAGATATTATCGCAAAGATTATAGAGCATGAGGTAGAGATAGAGCCTTTATCTGTTCTTGCAACACTCAAAAATGGTGAAATCATAGTGTTCCAGACAGTTGTGCAGAAAAATTCACCTGCTGCGTACAAAAAGATTGCAGAGGTGCCATTCCCAAAAGAGAGCATCATCGGCGCAATAATAAGGGAAAATGAAACATTTGTACCCTCTGGTGACAGTGTAATTCTCCCTGGAGATACTCTTTTGGTCATCATCAATGAAAGGGATAGGGGTCAATTTAAAAAGCTTATTTCTTCAAAATAA
- a CDS encoding potassium channel family protein yields the protein MYIIVVGCGKVGSTLAKSLSDEGHDVVVIDSDAKNFERLGPDFNGMKIQGVVIDEDVLKQAGIERADALAAVTPDDSTNIMTAQIADEIYQVPKVIARIYDPLREDIFHSLGLETICPTTLAVEYIKSILLSREIRHKHRFGKDDVFFKYVTPKRDDVGKGLDKIVLPENCYLFGIIRNEHFYFKNKNIKLQENDIMVIAEKKVNQ from the coding sequence TTGTATATCATAGTGGTAGGGTGCGGGAAGGTCGGGTCCACTTTGGCAAAGTCGCTTTCTGACGAAGGACATGACGTTGTTGTTATAGACTCTGATGCTAAAAACTTTGAACGGCTTGGCCCTGACTTTAATGGCATGAAAATTCAGGGTGTTGTGATTGACGAGGATGTGCTAAAACAGGCAGGGATTGAAAGAGCTGATGCACTGGCAGCAGTAACACCTGATGATAGTACAAACATTATGACAGCCCAGATAGCAGATGAGATTTATCAAGTTCCAAAAGTGATTGCAAGAATTTATGATCCGCTGCGGGAAGATATTTTCCACTCGCTTGGCCTTGAGACAATCTGTCCAACAACCTTGGCTGTTGAGTACATCAAATCAATCTTGCTTTCACGTGAGATCCGGCACAAGCACAGGTTTGGCAAAGATGATGTGTTTTTCAAATATGTCACACCAAAAAGAGATGATGTGGGAAAAGGCTTAGATAAGATAGTTTTGCCTGAAAACTGTTATCTTTTTGGTATAATTCGAAATGAACATTTTTACTTTAAAAATAAGAACATAAAACTCCAGGAAAATGATATTATGGTAATTGCCGAGAAGAAGGTGAATCAATGA
- a CDS encoding SpoIID/LytB domain-containing protein, producing the protein MRKKACCGVASLIVFVFLSVSILPTFSQTQIPQWIRIGIYYADKYGSSKPVVETKIYAKGGLYIGISDDKNFITVANTQKDTLIVSKDVYKKDGKEGANIHIAIGRYISYATAKNALKDYLGAYKDAFVGYINNGYSVLIGSFSNLQEAKKLQSKLKGATLYSSETMVLVKDEKGKVLFAFDGQNSKFLMLIPQKENGIERIKIDSRWYRGRVEFKRIKGSDMTVINVSKLEEYLYGVIRMEIDPFWNIEAVKAFAVIARTYAVRNLNRHGALGFDLCPTDHCQVYGGAVDGTYGEKRAILAVDSTRGEIITYKGRPIDAVYFSSTGGIPTEDSENVWMYPVEYLRSVDNSKEAKNSKSSWTFQFTKDEIKNMLKKKNIDVGDIVDIKVLEYTKAGRVLRLKIVGTAGEYECQKEATRLLFGLYSQAYTIVTDADVNVVDVNGKVKRTRIGNSKILTENGESILNGKVNTGQTVDSSIYSSAKNDVISAVYDAIYSGGETSSNSGAGGSVSATSTVKVVKEDGTVEEVPVIPTTYTFNGKGWGHGVGMSQWGAKGLADSGHNYKQIIKHYYTGVEIEKR; encoded by the coding sequence TTGAGAAAAAAAGCTTGCTGCGGGGTCGCTTCGTTAATTGTATTTGTTTTTCTTTCAGTTAGTATATTACCCACATTTTCGCAAACTCAAATTCCACAGTGGATAAGAATAGGGATATACTATGCTGACAAATATGGCAGCTCAAAGCCTGTGGTTGAAACAAAAATCTATGCAAAAGGCGGACTTTACATAGGAATTTCTGATGATAAAAACTTTATCACAGTTGCTAATACTCAGAAAGATACTTTAATTGTTTCAAAAGACGTATACAAAAAAGATGGTAAAGAAGGGGCAAACATACACATTGCAATAGGCAGGTATATATCCTATGCAACTGCAAAGAATGCTCTAAAAGACTATTTGGGTGCATATAAAGATGCTTTTGTGGGCTATATAAACAATGGATACTCTGTGCTAATTGGAAGTTTTAGCAATCTTCAGGAGGCTAAAAAACTCCAATCAAAACTTAAAGGGGCAACCCTTTATTCTTCTGAGACAATGGTACTTGTAAAGGATGAAAAAGGAAAAGTTCTTTTTGCTTTTGATGGGCAAAACAGTAAATTTTTAATGCTCATTCCGCAAAAGGAAAACGGGATAGAAAGGATAAAGATTGACAGCAGGTGGTATCGAGGAAGAGTTGAGTTTAAGCGCATAAAGGGCAGTGATATGACTGTTATAAACGTCTCAAAATTGGAAGAATACTTATACGGTGTTATAAGGATGGAGATAGATCCGTTTTGGAACATTGAAGCTGTAAAAGCGTTTGCAGTTATTGCAAGGACATATGCTGTGAGGAACTTGAACAGACATGGCGCTTTAGGGTTTGACCTGTGTCCAACAGACCATTGCCAGGTGTATGGTGGGGCGGTTGATGGCACGTACGGTGAAAAGAGGGCAATTTTGGCTGTTGACTCAACAAGAGGTGAGATAATAACATATAAAGGCAGACCAATTGATGCTGTGTACTTTTCTTCAACAGGTGGGATTCCAACAGAAGATTCTGAAAATGTGTGGATGTATCCTGTTGAGTATTTGAGGTCTGTTGATAACTCAAAAGAGGCAAAGAATTCAAAGTCATCATGGACATTCCAGTTCACAAAGGATGAGATAAAAAATATGCTGAAGAAGAAAAATATAGATGTAGGTGATATAGTTGATATAAAAGTTTTAGAGTATACAAAGGCTGGAAGGGTATTAAGGCTCAAAATTGTTGGAACAGCTGGTGAGTACGAGTGCCAGAAAGAAGCAACAAGGCTTTTGTTTGGACTTTATAGCCAGGCATATACAATTGTGACAGATGCAGATGTCAATGTTGTGGATGTAAATGGCAAAGTAAAGCGAACAAGGATTGGTAACAGTAAAATTCTTACCGAAAATGGTGAAAGTATATTAAATGGGAAAGTAAACACTGGGCAGACTGTTGATAGCAGTATTTATTCTTCTGCAAAGAACGATGTTATTTCAGCTGTATATGATGCTATTTATTCAGGTGGTGAAACAAGCTCAAACTCTGGGGCAGGCGGCAGCGTATCAGCAACTTCTACAGTAAAGGTTGTAAAAGAAGATGGTACAGTAGAAGAGGTACCTGTCATTCCTACAACATACACATTCAATGGCAAAGGCTGGGGACATGGTGTTGGTATGAGCCAGTGGGGTGCAAAAGGCCTTGCTGACAGTGGGCATAACTATAAACAGATCATAAAACACTATTACACAGGGGTTGAAATCGAGAAAAGATGA
- the queA gene encoding tRNA preQ1(34) S-adenosylmethionine ribosyltransferase-isomerase QueA gives MRKWKLSDFHYDLPEELIAQKPIEPRDSSRLMVIHPDGRIDHRIFRDIIEYLNEGDCLVLNNSKVIPARLIGQREDTGSFIEFLLVKRLSIDTWEVMTRPGKKARKGRRFVFGDGRLKAEVLHVNQDEGTRIVRFEYEGVFEDILESLGEIPLPPYIKEKLENVERYQTVYSKIPGSAAAPTAGLHFTEELLSRISKKGVQTLYVTLHVGLGTFKPVKVENIEEHKMHEEYYEISEDVAERINEAKRLGKRVIAVGTTSCRVLESAAVEKGLVKAQKGWTDIFIYPGYEFKILDGLVTNFHLPDTTLMMLVCAFGGYERIMNAYKIAVEQRYRFFSFGDAMLILK, from the coding sequence ATGAGAAAGTGGAAACTAAGTGACTTTCACTATGACCTGCCAGAAGAACTAATAGCGCAAAAACCTATAGAGCCGCGCGACTCTTCGAGGCTTATGGTAATTCATCCAGATGGCAGGATAGATCACAGGATATTTCGCGATATTATAGAGTATTTAAATGAAGGTGATTGCTTGGTTCTTAACAACTCAAAGGTAATTCCAGCACGTTTGATAGGCCAGCGTGAGGACACAGGCAGTTTTATTGAGTTTTTGCTTGTAAAAAGACTCAGCATAGATACATGGGAGGTTATGACCCGCCCAGGCAAGAAAGCGCGAAAAGGAAGAAGATTTGTATTTGGAGATGGAAGACTAAAGGCCGAGGTTCTTCATGTAAACCAAGATGAGGGCACACGAATTGTCAGGTTTGAGTATGAAGGTGTATTTGAAGATATTTTAGAAAGCCTTGGGGAGATTCCACTTCCACCTTATATCAAAGAAAAGCTTGAAAATGTAGAAAGATACCAGACAGTGTACAGCAAAATTCCCGGGTCTGCTGCAGCACCTACTGCGGGGCTTCACTTTACAGAAGAACTCCTTAGCAGAATATCAAAAAAAGGTGTTCAGACTCTTTATGTTACACTTCACGTTGGACTTGGCACATTTAAACCTGTAAAGGTTGAGAATATTGAAGAGCACAAAATGCACGAGGAGTACTATGAGATATCTGAAGATGTGGCAGAGAGGATAAATGAGGCAAAAAGACTTGGCAAAAGAGTAATTGCAGTTGGGACAACATCGTGCAGGGTTTTGGAATCAGCAGCAGTTGAAAAAGGCTTGGTAAAAGCACAAAAAGGATGGACAGATATCTTCATCTACCCAGGTTATGAGTTTAAAATTTTAGATGGGCTTGTTACAAACTTTCATCTTCCGGATACAACCTTGATGATGCTTGTTTGCGCATTTGGCGGGTATGAGAGAATAATGAATGCATACAAAATAGCTGTTGAGCAGCGTTATAGATTTTTCAGTTTTGGAGATGCTATGTTGATTTTGAAATAA